A window from Vicinamibacteria bacterium encodes these proteins:
- a CDS encoding CRTAC1 family protein — MRMMMISFLVALAFQPAGGRKRLYQPEDVDEPAWLEPRRQAQLRSAEDLDVFHDFQFVDRLRESGITFRNEVTEDSKRHYKAVHYDHGNGVAVADVDGDGLLDLYFTNQTGPNELWRNLGGGRFENITERAGVALADRISATASFGDIDNDGDADLYVTTVRFGNALFENDGKGVFADITEASGTGHTAHSSGAVFFDYDRDGLLDLFVCNVGVYTTDEIGPGGYYVGVLDAFAGHLKTERTERNILYHNLGGSRFEDVTARVALSDDTWAGDASPMDLNEDGWPDLYVLNMQGHDEYYENVEGKRFERRSRELFPKTPWGSMSLKAFDYDNDGDMDVMLTDMHSDMSEEVPPVREKRKSRMQWEEDFLRSEGNSIYGNAFFRNDGSGKFTEVSDALGVENYWPWGFSVGDLNADGFEDLFITASMNYPFRYQVNSLLLNESGVRFHDSEFILGVEPRREGRVTGLAFVLDAEGEDKDLALVEAYDLRGEVEVWGALGSRSSVLFDLDDDGDLDIVTNELNDNPMVLVSDLSERRDIRYLKVKLEGTTSNRSALGVRVVVSANGSTYTKVQDGTSGYLSHSLYPLYFGLGDAQRVDRVGVLWPSGKTQTLDGPIETNQLIEIREP, encoded by the coding sequence ATGAGAATGATGATGATCTCTTTCCTCGTCGCTCTGGCCTTCCAGCCGGCGGGTGGGAGAAAGCGGCTCTATCAGCCCGAGGACGTCGACGAGCCCGCCTGGCTCGAGCCCCGAAGACAAGCTCAGCTTCGAAGCGCCGAAGACCTCGACGTCTTCCATGACTTTCAGTTCGTCGATCGGCTGCGCGAAAGCGGGATCACATTCCGAAACGAAGTCACGGAGGACTCCAAGCGGCACTACAAAGCCGTGCACTATGACCACGGAAACGGCGTCGCCGTGGCGGATGTCGACGGAGATGGGCTGCTGGACCTGTACTTCACCAACCAGACGGGTCCGAACGAGCTCTGGAGAAACCTCGGCGGCGGTCGGTTCGAGAACATCACCGAGCGCGCCGGTGTCGCGCTCGCCGACCGCATCTCGGCTACGGCCTCCTTCGGGGATATCGACAACGACGGCGACGCCGATCTGTACGTCACAACGGTGCGATTCGGCAATGCGCTGTTCGAGAACGACGGCAAGGGCGTCTTTGCCGATATCACCGAAGCGTCGGGAACGGGCCACACCGCCCACTCCTCCGGAGCCGTCTTCTTCGATTACGACAGGGACGGGCTCCTGGATCTCTTCGTCTGCAATGTGGGAGTTTATACGACGGACGAGATTGGCCCCGGGGGCTATTACGTCGGTGTCTTGGACGCCTTCGCCGGCCATTTGAAGACGGAGCGCACCGAGAGGAACATTCTCTATCACAACCTGGGAGGAAGCCGTTTCGAGGACGTCACGGCTCGCGTTGCGCTGAGCGACGACACCTGGGCAGGCGACGCGAGCCCCATGGATTTGAACGAGGACGGATGGCCCGATCTCTACGTCCTGAACATGCAAGGGCACGACGAATATTACGAGAACGTCGAGGGAAAGCGGTTCGAGCGACGAAGCCGAGAGCTCTTCCCCAAGACGCCCTGGGGCTCCATGAGTCTCAAGGCGTTCGATTACGACAATGACGGTGACATGGACGTCATGCTGACCGATATGCACTCGGACATGAGCGAAGAGGTGCCCCCCGTCCGGGAGAAGCGTAAATCGAGGATGCAGTGGGAGGAGGATTTTCTCCGGAGCGAAGGAAACAGCATCTACGGAAACGCATTCTTTCGAAACGACGGCTCCGGCAAGTTCACCGAGGTCTCTGACGCCCTCGGCGTGGAGAACTACTGGCCCTGGGGCTTCAGCGTGGGAGATTTGAACGCCGATGGTTTCGAGGACCTCTTTATCACCGCGAGCATGAACTATCCCTTTCGTTACCAGGTGAACTCGCTTCTCCTCAACGAGAGCGGCGTCAGGTTTCACGACAGCGAGTTCATCCTGGGCGTCGAGCCGAGACGAGAGGGCCGGGTGACGGGTCTCGCGTTCGTTCTCGATGCCGAAGGTGAGGACAAAGACCTCGCGCTCGTCGAAGCTTACGACCTGAGGGGCGAAGTCGAGGTTTGGGGAGCGCTGGGAAGCCGTTCGTCTGTTCTGTTCGATCTGGACGACGACGGCGACCTGGATATCGTGACGAACGAGCTCAACGACAATCCCATGGTTCTAGTGAGCGACCTGAGCGAACGAAGAGACATCCGCTACTTGAAAGTGAAGCTCGAGGGTACGACCTCGAATCGCTCGGCCCTCGGAGTCCGAGTCGTGGTATCGGCGAATGGTTCGACTTACACCAAGGTGCAGGACGGAACGTCGGGCTATCTTTCCCATAGCCTCTACCCTCTTTATTTCGGGCTCGGAGACGCGCAAAGAGTCGATCGCGTCGGCGTGCTCTGGCCCTCGGGAAAGACGCAGACCCTCGACGGTCCCATCGAGACGAACCAGCTCATCGAGATTCGCGAGCCGTGA